In Arachis hypogaea cultivar Tifrunner chromosome 2, arahy.Tifrunner.gnm2.J5K5, whole genome shotgun sequence, a genomic segment contains:
- the LOC112730895 gene encoding putative ABC transporter C family member 15 isoform X3 — protein MIHQTITTNHGLAYKISIVLTTLMVALHAATLSLIIFNHETQCTSKFKAIASETIQVLSWGASLIAIFKVSRTSSYFPWILRAWWICSFILCIVGTSLHTILSVSQKGQIGLREYADFIGLVTSTFLLIVSIRGKSDIVLVQKSEVTEPLLSSKPGKTSEFPKESPYGKATLMQLINFSWLNPLFEEGYKKPLEQSDIPNVDIKDSAEFLTSAFDESLRQVKEKDGTTNPSIYKAIYHFTRKKAAINALFAIICASASYVGPYLITDFVDFLGDKEKQGLKTGYLLSLAFLCAKMVETITQRQWIFGARQLGLRLRSALISHIYKKGLHLSNRSRQSHTGGEIMNYMSVDVQRITDFIWYVNVIWMLPIQISLAVFILHTNLGLGSMAALAATLAVMTLNIPLTKIQKRYQAMKATSEVLRNMKTLKLQAWDSEFLQRLESLRKVEYNWLLKSLQQAALSAFIFWGSPTFISVITFWACMLMGIELTARRVLSAFATFRMLQDPIFSLPDLLNVMAQGKVSVDRIASYLREEEIQHDVIENVSRDKTEFDVVIDKGRFSWDPESRTPSIDQIELKVKRGMKVAICGSVGSGKSSLLSGILGEIYKQSGKVKISGTKAYVPQSPWILTGNIRDNITFGKEYDPEKYEKTVQACALKKDFELFSCGDLTEIGERGINMSGGQKQRIQIARAVYQDADIYLLDDPFSAVDAHTGTHLFKECLMGILKEKTILFVTHQVEFLPAADLILVMQNGKITQAGKFEELLKQNIGFEVLVGAHSKALESILTVENSSRTAQNPIAEAESNSNVKLMHKEQHDTVEDNPPERKGNEGKLVQDEERETGSISKEVYWTYLTTAKGGALVPVIILAQSSFQILQIASNYWMAWVCPTSSDAKPIFDMNFILLIYMALSVSGALCVLVRALLVAYTGLWTAQTFFTSMLHSVLRAPMSFFDSTPTGRILNRVSTDQSILDLEMATKLGWCAFSVIQILGTIAVMSQVAWQVFAIFIPVTAVCIWYQRYYTPTARELARLAQIQIAPILHHFAESLAGAASIRAFDQEGRFIHTNLDLVDGHARPWFHNVSAMEWLSFRLNILSNFVFAFSLVMLVSLPEGIINPSIAGLAVTYGINLNVLQAQVIWNICNAENKMISVERILQYRNIASEAPLVIQDSRPPSNWPATGTISFTNLEIRYAEHLPSVLRHITCTFPGQKKIGVVGRTGSGKSTLIQAIFRIVEPREGSIVIDNVDICKIGLHDLRSRLSIIPQDPSMFEGTVRGNLDPLELYSDTQIWEALDKCQLGQLVREKQDKLDSQVVENGENWSVGQRQLFCLGRALLKRSSILVLDEATASVDSATDGVIQQIISHEFKDRTVVTIAHRIHTVIDSDLVLVLSDGRIAEYDEPSKLLEREDSFFYKLIKEYSSRSSGFNSLATQHVQS, from the exons ATGATTCATCAAACTATAACAACAAACCATGGTTTAGCTTACAAAATCAGCATAGTTCTCACCACTTTGATGGTAGCTCTTCATGCAGCAACTCTATCACTCATCATTTTCAATCATGAGACTCAATGCACTTCAAAATTCAAGGCTATTGCATCAGAAACAATTCAAGTTCTATCATGGGGTGCGAGTCTAATTGCAATTTTCAAGGTATCAAGAACAAGTTCTTATTTTCCTTGGATTCTCAGAGCTTGGTGGATTTGTAGTTTCATTTTGTGCATTGTTGGAACATCACTTCATACAATATTGAGTGTTAGCCAAAAGGGTCAAATTGGTTTAAGAGAATATGCAGATTTCATTGGTTTGGTTACTTCAACATTCTTATTGATTGTTTCAATTAGAGGGAAGAGTGACATTGTGTTAGTTCAAAAAAGTGAGGTAACTGAACCACTTCTGAGTTCAAAACCTGGTAAAACTTCAGAATTTCCAAAGGAATCTCCATATGGAAAGGCTACTTTGATGCAACTCATCAACTTCTCTTGGCTCAATCCATTGTTTGAAGAAGGTTACAAGAAGCCTCTTGAGCAAAGTGACATTCCTAATGTTGATATCAAGGACTCGGCCGAGTTTCTAACCTCGGCCTTCGACGAGAGCCTTAGGCAGGTAAAGGAGAAAGATGGAACTACAAACCCCTCTATTTACAAGGCAATCTATCACTTCACCAGGAAGAAAGCAGCAATCAATGCGCTTTTCGCCATAATATGCGCTTCGGCTTCATATGTTGGTCCATACTTGATCACTGACTTTGTTGATTTCTTGGGGGACAAGGAAAAGCAGGGGTTGAAAACAGGGTATCTTCTTTCACTAGCATTCTTGTGTGCTAAGATGGTTGAGACAATAACTCAGAGGCAATGGATTTTCGGCGCAAGGCAATTAGGCCTTCGCCTTAGATCTGCATTGATATCTCATATATATAAGAAGGGTCTGCATCTTTCGAATAGATCGCGACAAAGTCACACAGGCGGCGAGATAATGAACTATATGAGTGTTGATGTGCAGAGAATCACAGATTTCATTTGGTATGTTAATGTGATTTGGATGCTTCCTATACAAATTTCTTTAGCAGTGTTCATTTTGCATACAAATCTTGGATTAGGCTCTATGGCCGCGCTAGCCGCGACTCTAGCAGTGATGACTCTGAACATACCTCTTACCAAAATACAGAAAAGATACCAAGCAATGAAAGCAACTTCAGAAGTTCTGAGAAACATGAAAACTTTGAAGCTTCAAGCATGGgatagtgaatttcttcaaaGGCTAGAATCATTGAGGAAAGTGGAGTATAATTGGTTACTGAAATCACTACAACAAGCAGCACTTTCTGCTTTTATCTTCTGGGGATCACCTACATTCATATCTGTGATAACCTTTTGGGCTTGTATGCTAATGGGAATCGAGCTAACGGCCAGAAGAGTCTTATCCGCATTCGCCACATTTAGAATGTTACAGGATCCTATTTTCAGCCTACCTGATTTACTCAATGTCATGGCTCAAGGGAAAGTTTCGGTTGATAGGATCGCTTCGTACCTTAGGGAGGAAGAAATCCAGCATGATGTCATTGAAAATGTATCAAGGGACAAAACAGAATTTGATGTAGTCATTGATAAAGGGAGATTCAGCTGGGATCCAGAGTCTAGAACTCCATCTATTGATCAAATAGAGTTGAAAGTTAAAAGAGGAATGAAGGTGGCGATTTGTGGATCGGTTGGTTCTGGAAAATCAAGCCTGCTGTCTGGTATTTTGGGAGAGATATATAAGCAATCCGGGAAAGTGAAGATCAGTGGAACCAAAGCTTATGTTCCACAGTCTCCATGGATTCTTACAGGGAATATTAGAGACAATATCACATTTGGAAAAGAGTATGATCCTGAAAAGTATGAGAAAACTGTCCAAGCTTGTGCATTGAAGAAGGACTTTGAGCTATTCTCTTGTGGTGATCTCACTGAGATTGGAGAAAGAGGGATCAACATGAGTGGTGGACAAAAGCAGAGGATTCAGATAGCGCGAGCCGTTTACCAAGATGCTGATATATATCTTCTTGATGACCCTTTTAGCGCCGTCGATGCACATACCGGAACACACCTATTTAAG GAGTGTCTTATGGGGATTCTTAAAGAGAAAACCATACTTTTTGTTACACACCAAGTTGAATTTCTTCCAGCAGCAGATCTCATCCTG GTGATGCAAAATGGAAAAATTACACAAGCTGGAAAATTTGAAGAGCTTCTAAAGCAAAACATAGGATTTGAAGTCTTAGTTGGTGCTCATAGTAAAGCTCTCGAGTCAATTCTCACTGTCGAAAACTCAAGCAGAACAGCTCAAAATCCCATAGCTGAAGCAGAATCCAACTCAAATGTGAAACTCATGCACAAAGAACAGCATGACACAGTGGAAGATAATCCACCAGAGAGGAAAGGAAATGAAGGAAAATTGGTGCAAGATGAAGAAAGAGAAACAGGAAGCATATCAAAAGAAGTATACTGGACTTATTTGACAACTGCAAAAGGAGGAGCATTGGTTCCGGTTATAATCTTAGCACAATCTTCATTCCAAATACTTCAGATTGCAAGTAACTATTGGATGGCTTGGGTTTGTCCTACAAGTAGTGATGCTAAGCCTATATTTGACATGAATTTCATACTTCTTATTTACATGGCTCTTTCTGTTTCCGGCGCGCTATGTGTTCTGGTGCGAGCCTTGTTGGTTGCATACACTGGCCTTTGGACAGCACAGACATTTTTCACAAGCATGCTGCATAGTGTGCTTAGAGCTCCAATGTCATTCTTTGATTCAACACCAACTGGAAGAATCTTGAACAGG gTCTCTACAGATCAAAGTATTCTAGATTTGGAGATGGCAACCAAATTAGGATGGTGTGCTTTCTCTGTAATACAAATTCTGGGAACTATTGCAGTGATGTCTCAGGTGGCATGGCAAGTTTTCGCCATTTTCATTCCGGTAACTGCAGTCTGCATATGGTATCAA AGATATTACACACCAACAGCAAGAGAACTGGCTCGCTTAGCACAGATACAAATTGCACCAATCCTCCACCATTTTGCAGAATCTTTAGCCGGAGCAGCTTCGATACGAGCTTTCGATCAAGAAGGCAGATTCATACACACAAATCTTGATCTTGTGGATGGCCATGCAAGGCCATGGTTTCATAATGTGTCTGCAATGGAATGGCTTTCTTTCAGATTGAATATActttcaaattttgtttttgcCTTCTCACTTGTTATGCTTGTGAGCCTCCCTGAAGGAATAATCAATCCAA GCATTGCAGGGTTGGCAGTAACATATGGGATCAATTTGAATGTGTTGCAAGCTCAAGTTATATGGAACATATGCAATGCTGAAAACAAGATGATCTCAGTTGAAAGAATTCTGCAATACAGAAATATAGCAAGTGAGGCACCACTTGTCATTCAGGACAGCAGGCCGCCGAGCAACTGGCCGGCGACCGGAACAATAAGTTTCACAAATTTAGAG ATACGCTATGCTGAACATCTCCCATCAGTTCTGAGACACATCACATGCACATTCCCGGGACAGAAGAAAATTGGCGTTGTAGGACGAACCGGAAGTGGAAAATCGACCCTTATTCAGGCGATTTTTAGGATTGTTGAGCCAAGAGAAGGAAGCATTGTGATTGACAATGTGGACATATGCAAGATAGGTCTGCATGACTTAAGGTCAAGGCTCAGCATCATCCCACAAGACCCTTCCATGTTTGAAGGCACTGTTAGGGGCAACTTGGACCCCTTGGAACTATACTCTGACACTCAAATCTGGGAG GCACTAGATAAATGTCAACTTGGTCAGCTagtgagggaaaagcaagacaaGTTGGATAGCCAAG TGGTAGAAAATGGTGAGAATTGGAGTGTGGGACAAAGGCAACTATTTTGCCTAGGAAGAGCATTGCTGAAGAGAAGCAGCATATTAGTTCTTGATGAAGCAACTGCCTCTGTGGACTCTGCAACTGATGGGGTGATACAGCAGATCATCAGTCACGAGTTTAAAGATCGGACCGTCGTCACAATCGCTCATCGTATCCACACGGTTATAGACAGTGATCTTGTTTTGGTTCTCAGTGATG GGAGAATCGCCGAGTATGATGAGCCGTCGAAGTTACTTGAAAGAGAAGATTCCTTCTTCTATAAACTCATAAAGGAGTATTCAAGCAGATCAAGTGGCTTCAACAGCTTAGCAACTCAACATGTTCAAAGCTAG